Part of the Labilibaculum antarcticum genome, TTGAGGCGTTTTAAGATAAGTTGTACTTTAATTACTGTTTTGAAATGACAATAGAAACAAAAATAAATGTGCCTGTCATGGCGGACGTTACAGCGAAAGGCGAAAAGCCTGAATACTTGTATTGGGTTGGTTGCGCCGGTGCTTTTGATGACAGGTATCAGAAAGTAGCACGAGCGTTTTCTAAAATATTGAATCATCTTGGCGTAAGCTATGCTGTTTTGGGGAAAGAAGAAAGTTGTACAGGTGATGCTGCAAAGCGTGCCGGGAACGAAATGCTTTTTCAAATGCAGGCCATGCAGAATATTGAAGTGCTTAATTCCTATGAGGTGAAGAAGATCATCTGCACTTGTCCGCATTGTTACAATACCTTGAAAAATGAATATCCTGACTTGGGCGGAAATTACGAGGTGATTAATTACACGGTGTTTCTGGATGAGATGATTCGAACCGGGAAACTGAAATTGGAGAACAATCCATTTAAAGGCGAAAGCATCACTTATCACGATCCATGTTATCTGGGAAGAGGAAATGGAATTTATGATGCACCTAGAAATGTAATTAAAGCTGTTTTTGGTGAGGTGAAAGAGATGAAGCGAGCGAGAAGTTTCGGTCTGTGCTGTGGTGCCGGTGGCGCTCAAATGTTTAAGGAAGCCGAAAAAGGAGATAAGGAAGTCAACATTGAACGTACCGAAGAGATTATTGAGAGGAAAGTAGATAAAGTTGCTTCAGCTTGTCCTTTTTGCATGACCATGTTGACAGATGGAATAAAATTAAAGAACAAAGAAGCGGAATTGCAAAATATAGACATAGCAGAAATTATTGAAAAAGCCTTGAACTTATAGACTTCACAACTAAAGCATGACAGCAAACACGACATACAAGCTTAAAAATACAGTTCGGATTGTAACAGCAACTTCGCTTTTCGATGGACATGATGCATCGATTAATATCATGCGAAGAATTATTCAGTCTTCTGGAGCTGAAGTGATTCATTTGGGACACAACCGCTCTGCCGAAGAGATTGTGGATTGTGCTATTCAAGAAGATGTACAAGCCATTGCCATAAGCTCTTACCAGGGTGGG contains:
- a CDS encoding (Fe-S)-binding protein translates to MADVTAKGEKPEYLYWVGCAGAFDDRYQKVARAFSKILNHLGVSYAVLGKEESCTGDAAKRAGNEMLFQMQAMQNIEVLNSYEVKKIICTCPHCYNTLKNEYPDLGGNYEVINYTVFLDEMIRTGKLKLENNPFKGESITYHDPCYLGRGNGIYDAPRNVIKAVFGEVKEMKRARSFGLCCGAGGAQMFKEAEKGDKEVNIERTEEIIERKVDKVASACPFCMTMLTDGIKLKNKEAELQNIDIAEIIEKALNL